TTATGAAAGCAATTACTTTTTCTTCTTTTTTTGATGGTCTTGGAACAGCATTTAGCTTGGAAAAATTTTTCCAGATTATTTGCGGTTCTATATGAGATAGCTCCATGAAATTTTTATTTTTTTCAAAATTACGAAATAAAAAATGCTTCCGTAAATCAGAAGCAATATTTTTGCAAGAAGCAAGAAGTCAATTAACAACCACATTCACCATAAATAGGTGTGGTTTCCACTGTACCATCAGGTTTTTCAATGGTCAGCGTACCTTCAAATAATAAAGCCTCTTCGCCTTTTATTTTCTTGCCTTTTACAGAGATTTTATAGTCTTCATTTTCAATTTCTTTTGTTAAGACTTCATCAGCTTCCATGTCGCTGGAGGAGATCAGATTCATAGCCAATCTTTTGCCGTCCAGTTTCATATACGCAGTTTTTCCTGCATCGTCCGCATAAATGTATTTTTCGTTCTCGAAATCAGCTTTATTTCTGGCGAAATAACAAGAGCATTCTTTAATTTCAGCCGGAAAAGCAAAAGTTTCCACTAAAATTTTTTCTGAAGAATTTTTTACATTCGCAGAATCGTGAGCAATTTGTACCGAATCTGAAACTGCAGATCCCGAAGTGGCTTCTTTGTCTTTTTTACAGGCGACCAATAAGAGCGCCGAAACGAAAATGATTATATATTTCATTTTTTGTGGTTTATTTTATTATCCTCTTGCTCTTTCCAGGAGAGTCATCATCAATAATGAAAGAATCACTAAGCTTTCCTCTTCGTCATCAATATCAATTAATCGGTCAAGCTGAAATCTTCTTCCAAAGAAAGACGGCATTTTTTTCAATTTAAAATACGCTTTTCCATCCATTCCTGTAATGGTGTAAGAAGGGTTTAGGAAATATCCTGTAAACATCCCGATAATTGGGATTTCACCTACCATGCCGTCAAAAAATCTTACCCAGGCATTATCTTCCTGAATTTTGAATTTTGGCTGATCGGTGGCATCCAGAATATCGTAGCTTGCTTTCCATATAGAACGCATTCCTTTTCTTGCCAGTCTTCCGTAGCTTTTTCCTGTCTGTACTTCGTTTAAAGAATAAGAAGCATTGAAATCGATCCATTTATTGGCTCTGATTCTGAAAAGTTCCTTCGACTTGCTTTCGTCATTGAAAACGATAACGTCTTCTTTCAGTTTAAACATTTTCTGACGAACGTAAGCCACGTAGTTTCCGTTTTTATCCGTGATATTGAAATCACTCGCCAATGTGGAAATTTTGAATTTGAAATCTAACGGGTAATTTAGATTGTTAAGTACCATTGTTTATTTTTTCAAGTTAATATTTAGTCCGCCAAAGATAATATTTTTAATTGAAGATAAGAAGCCTGAAAAAGGGTGAATCATGTCTTTTTTGAGGTGAAATTCTTTTTAATTTGTTAATTTAAACTGAAAACTATCACGCTTCAATTATCAACAATAATCACTATTTTTGTCTGATGGATTACCCAAGTAAAGTTTTGGCAAAAGCAGTGGATGAAATTTCAGGATTACCCGGAATTGGCAGAAAAACGGCTTTACGTTTAGCATTGCATTTATTAAAGCAACCCAATTCCCGTGCGACGAGTTTGGGGAATTCACTGATCAATCTTGTGAATGAGATCAAGTATTGTAAAGAATGTCATAATTTTTCTGATTTTGAAATTTGTGAAATCTGCAGCAATGATAAAAGAAATGGCGAGGTAATCTGCATTGTGGAGGATGTTCGTGACGTGATTGCCATCGAAAATACAGGAAAGTATACCGGTAAATATCTTATTCTTGGTGGAAAAATTTCGCCTATGGAAGGAGTAGGACCTCACCAGTTAAATATCCCGAGTATTGAAAAAAAGGTAAACAGCGGAAGTGTAAAAGAACTCATTTTTGCGCTTAGTGCCACCATGGAAGGAGATACTACGGCTTATTATATTTATAAGAAGTTCAAGGATTTTAACGTAAATTTTTCAAGTATCGCAAGGGGAATTTCTGTAGGAGATGAGTTGGAATATGCGGATGAGGTTTCTTTGGGAAGATCAATTGTGAACCGATTACCTTATAATGAGGGGATGGGCTAAAAAATCATTTAACACTTTAAAAACTATGAATGTATGATTAAAATTTTGTATGAATTTATTTTCAATAATTTTGTTAAATATTGGCCTATTATCATCTACTTTTTTATCAATGCTCTTTTTATTTTAAAGTATGGGGAAAGCTATAATATTCCATTATTGATAGCTTATTTTACGGGTATTTTAGTTATTGTCAAATTTTATAATAAAACTGATTTTAAAGAATCTGCTTATAAAATTTTATTCTGGAGTTTAGGGATTCTCTTTTTTTGTGGGAGTGTGGGCGTAAATTATGTGATAGATGGTAAATCTCTGAATGTAGACAGATGGGATGCCATGGAAATTGGAATAAAAGCTATTCTAAATAATGAATATCCTTACTCTATTAAGGATTATATGGGTAGAGAATCTTCCAATTTGCCTTTTTTGATCATTCTGGGGATGCCTTTTTATCTTCTTTTTGGAAGCGTTGGGTATCTACAGTGTTTTTGCTTTTTATTATTTTTATATATAATTTTTAAAATTTTTAAGGATTATAAACAGAGGTTAATCATTTTGATTTTCCTTGCTTTTTCTCCAAGTTATTTGTGGGAAATTTATACGAAAAGTGATCTATTTTCAAATTTTATTATTCTTGTAGCTTTAATATACCTAATTCAGAAAAACTTTGTTGAAAAGAAAAATTTAAACATAATTACTGTTTCCATATTAATATCATTAATGGTGCTTACTCGGTTTTCAGTCATCATTCCATTGATATTGCTCTTCTTTAGACCTTTCTTTAAACTTTCAATAAAGGATAAGTTACTATTTGTTTTAAGTTCTGTAATAACTATCTCTTCTGTTTTATATCTGTTTTTTCATCAAGCAGAAAGTCTGGATTTATTCGTTAAACATAATCCATTGATTATACAAGCAGGAAAACAGCCCGTTATAGTAACTGCATTATATATTATTACTGCCCTTATTCTATCTTTTAAAGTAAAACTTCTTCAACATATTATTCTTTGGGGAGGCGGGATTTTGTTCATCTGTATTTTATTAACCTTTTCATACTATATGGTGGTATTAGGATATGAGAATATGATCACTAATTCGAATTTTGATATCAGTTTTTTCAATATGTCGATGCCATTTATAGTAATTGCCATGGGCATGAAGGTTTTTATCAATCTTAAATCTCAAAGGCAGTAGTGGTTTCTGTTATTATCCCAATATATAACGCAGAAAAAACTGTAGTCAATGCTTTAAATTCTATTAAAGCACAGACGATTGGAATCGAAAATTTTGAAATTATCATCATTAATGACGGTTCTACGGATACAAGTAAAATAATCGTTGAAAATTATCAGAAAGAAAATCCTAAAATGAATATTAAGCTTGTAGAACAGGTTAATGGAGGGGTTTCAAAAGCAAGAAATACAGGATTAAAAATAGCCAAAGGTGACTATATGGCACTTCTTGATGCGGATGATGAATGGTTGCCTGAAAAAATAGAAAAACAGCTAAAATATCTTCTGGATGATAATTTAAAAATTGATTTTCTTGCCACCAGAAGAAATAATAATGAAATTTTATTTCCCTATAAAATCATCAATCACCTTGCTGAAATTACCTTTGAAAAATTACTGATCAGAAATGAGGCGCAGCCTTCAACGGTTTTGTTCAAAAGAAAAATACTGGAGAATACCGGTTTTTTTAATGACGATCAGAGGTATGCTGAAGATTTGAATTACTGGATGAAGATCTCAGAAAATAATACCATGTATATTCTTGATGAAAGTCTTTTGATTGCTGATGGCGGAAAAAGAACATTTGGTGTCTCCGGGCTTTCTGCCAATCTTTCAGCAATGGAGAAGGGGTTTCAGCGAAATATTAAAGAAATGTATGCTGCTAAACGTATCCATTTGACGAAATATATTTTTCTTAAACTTTTTTATAAAGCGAAATATGTACTGTTGCTCAGCAGAACATTTTATTATAAACAAAAAACAACAAATTAAAAAGAAGATTAACCATGAAGCTGTCTGTCGTTATTGTCAATTATAATGTGACTCAATTATTAAGAAATTGTCTTTTATCTCTTGAAAAATATATAAAAGATATTGATTACGAAGTGGTCATTATTGATAATGCCTCTCCGGATTCTTCATGGAAAGAGCTTATTACTGAATTTCCAAGTTACACATTCATTGATTCACCGGAAAATGAAGGTTTTTCTAAAGCAAATAATAAGGCGATAAAAATAGTCAATGGAGAATATCTTTTAATTTTAAATCCTGATACTGAATTGGAAGGTTTTTATATGAAGCAAGTGTTGGATTTTGCAGACTCTAAACCTGATTTTGGTTGTTTAGGCTTGAGAATGCACGATGCAAAGGGGCAGTTTCTTCCTGAAAGCAAAAGATCAGTTCCTGATATGTTCAATTCTTTCGAGAAGTTATTTACCAATTTTAAGAAAAACAATTCCAAATCCTATTATCGAAATGATATAGGGGAATTTGATATTGCTGAAGTGGAAGTGGTTACCGGAGCTTTTCTTCTGGTGAAAAGAGATGTTTATAATAGGATAGGAGGGCTTGATGATGCGTATTTTATGTATGGGGAAGATATTGATCTTTGTTATACACTACTCAGAAACGGTTACCGAAATTACTATTATGGTAAAGAATCTATTTTACATCATAAAGGTGAAAGTACCATCAAAGATGAGGTTTACTTAGAAAGGTTTTATGGAGCAATGCAGATTTTTATCAGCAAATATTACAGGGAATCGAAGTCTTTGCAATATTCATTTTTAAATGCAGGATTAAAACTTAGACATAAGATTGAAAAAATCAAGCTAAAATAAAAAAGCAACTCCATGGAGTTGCTTTCGTTGTATATAATATTACTATCGTATTATTTAGCTGGAGCTGCCGGAGTTTGAGCCGGAGCTGTTGTAGAAGCCGGAGTATTAGATTGTGCCGGAGCTTCAGTTTTTACAGGTTGAGCTGCTGATGGAGCTGCCACTGATGGTTTTCCGGTGATAACAACACTTAGAAGAATAAGAACAATAATTGTTCCTCCCAAAGTCCATGTTGCTTTTTCCATGAAATCATTGGTTCTCTGTACTCCGAACTGTGCAGAAGATGCACCTCCAAAAGTACTTGAAAGACCTCCACCTTTAGGGTTTTGAGCCATAACAACGATTACCAGTAAAATGCTGGCGATCATAATAAGAACCATCAATAGTGTAAATATAGTATCCATTAATTTTGATATCTTTTTGAATGGGCAAATTTAATCTTTTTTTACCGAATGACAAAAAAAGATCGTGGTAAAAATAAAAAACGGCAACAAGTGTTGCCGTTTTTTATATTAAATAAGGCTGTTTTATTTAAAATCAGAATCTTTAGCCTGGTTCAGAACATAAGATTGTACCGCTAAATTGATATCCATTCCGCCCATATTCTGAATAATGGTAAACGGAAGCTTTACACCGGACACATCTTTATAATCTGCATAACTCGTAGGGATAGATCCTCCTTCCCCTGCTTTTACTTCTCCTGTTTTTAAGCCTGTAGCAACACTGTAGTAATACGTTACCTTGTCTCCTTTTACAACATAAGAATCTTCATTGTTGTATTTCTCGATACCGGCAAGTTTCAGGGTGGCATTTTTAGCAAAATTTAATTCAGGGAAAAGCTCTTTTTCTTTAGCCATTTCTGCTTTTTGTTTATCATCAAAAGGTTTTTTCTGTCCCTGAGCTTCCATATATCCGTCTTTACCGTCAAAAACGATTTTCTGGATCGTGTTGCCCATCATGCTGATGTTCATCGCCATTTTTCCTCCTTTTGCCTGAACCATTTTCATGGCCATATCCATCCCCTGAACTTTAGTGGTTGCGTCTGTAGAAATAGACGTGATTTTCTGAACAGCTGCTGTTCCTCCGATAGCGTTGATGTATTTATCAGCAACTGAACCCAACGTTACGCTGGCATCTACTTTTTGAGCTGCCGGTTTTGCAACAGGATTAGCCTCTTTGTCATAATATTTTACAGGATAACCCAATTTTTCCAATCCTTCAGAAATATCAGACGCTTTACCTGCGATGAAGATTCTGCTTTGGTTTGGTAAAATCGTTGCTTTTACAGCGTTGGTTACATCTGCAGAAGTTACTTTATCAATAGATTTCAGATAGTTGGCGTAGAAATCAGAAGGTAAATCCTGAACTTTTTCGTTTAAAGCAAATCTTGCGATAGTTTCAGGTTTTTCCAAAGCTAAGATGAAAGCTCCTTTCAATTTTGCCTTAGCATTTGCCAGTTCGTCAGGTTTTACGGTAGAAATTGCATTAAGCTCATTCATAAACTCCTTAACCGCTTTATCGGTAACTTCGTTTCTTACACTTGCTTCCGCCGTAAATTCCGGAGAATATTTGCTAGCTGTCATGCTTGAATAAGCTCCATAAGTGAAACCATTTTTCTCACGAAGATTCATGAAAAGTCTTGCTTCACCACCGCCTCCAAGGATGTAGTTTGCAATGGTTGCAGGGAAATAATTAGGATCTTTCATTTTCAGCGTGTTCAGGTTGTTTAATGAAACAACAGACTGTACAGCAGAAGGAACATCCACTACATTAATTTCAGTTTTAGCAACATTAGAAGCCGGTTCAAGCTGAGTAGCCGGTGTGTTTGCCTTTTTCCATCCGTTAAATGCTTTTTCAACCAAAGGTTTAACCTGATCAAATTTCACATCTCCAACGATTACTAAATAAGCATTGTCTGGAGCGTAATATTTTTTATAAATATTTTGAACGTCTGCCAGCTGAATTTTGTTGATCGATTCAACCGTTTCAAACTCACCTCTGGCCGTATTTTTTCCGTACATCAAAGCATTAGAAACTCTTCCTGCAATGGCATCTGCACTTTTTTCAGAAGATTTTAAACCTTCAACTGCCCTTTCTTTAGAATTTTGAATTTCCTCAGCAGAAAATTTAGGATTTACGATCGCATCTGCCATCAAACTTAAAACTTCCGGGAAATATTTTGAAAGTGTATTTGCAGAAGCTCCATTTGATGAGAAACCAAGATTAGCTCCAAGATAATCAACTTTTTTGTTGAAATCATCTTTGCTCATATTAGTCGTTCCGTTTTCGAACTGTTCTGCCAAGATCTGGCTTACACCCGTTACACTTCCTTCGTTGTATGGAGGTCTGTCCATAGAAAGGCTAGCGCTTACTCTTGGCAATTTGTTGTTTTCTACAACCATTACTGTAAGGCCGTTGCTTAGCTGGAAAGTTTTTGGTTTTGTAATGTTGATTGCAGGTGTTGGTCCCGCTTTCGGCATTACATTAATATCTATTTTTTGTGCTGAAACCATTCCGGTGAAGAAAAACGTTGCAGCTATATATGTTAATTGCTTTTTCATTTGTAAAAATTTAATTTTTAATAATCATATTTTAACCTAAAAAGTTTAAATGATTACTTTTTTTCAGGTACGTAATTAATGATTATTCTTTGGTTTGAATTAAGATATTTTTTAGCCGCATTTTGAAGATCCTGTCTTGTGATTCCTCTGTAAATGTCGATTTCTTTGTTGATCAAATTGGTATTGCCCATCAATACGTGGTTTGTTGCCAATGAAGCCGCAATCCCCTGAATGCTGGAGTTGGCATTTACAAACTGGTTTTCATACTGGTTCTGTAGTTTTTGGTAATCTTCTTCAGAAATTAAAGTGGTCTGAAGTTTTTTAATTTCAGCATCAATGTCAGTCTGCAAAGCTTGTTTTGTAGTTTGCCCCATTGGGATAGCAAAGAATGCGAAAATACCGTAATCTTCAAGACCTTGGTTGAAAGCCGCTACCTGAAGTGCTTTTTTATCTTGGTCAACTAATTTTTTATATAAAACTGAAGATTTACCATTACTTAAATAAGAAGAAAGCATATCTAAAATATAAGCATCTTTCTCTTTATTAGCCGGAGTTCTGTATGCAAAAACATAAGCAGGAAGTTGGATGTTCGGGTCAGTAGCCGTTACTTCTTTTTCCTGAGTAATAGGCGCATCTTTCGGATAATCTTTTGGATAAAGCGTTCCTTTTGGAATAGCCCCGTAATAATCCTGAATCCATTTTTTTGTTTGCTCAGGTTTAATGTCTCCCGCTACAACTAGAGTTGCGTTATTTGGAACATAGAATTTCTTATAAAACGCTTGGAATTCCTCTAATTTTGCAGAATTCAAATCTTCCATAGATCCGATGGTTGGCCAGTTGTATGGGTGATTCGTGAATAAATTTTTCTGAATTGTTGAGAATAAATTACCATAAGGCTGGTTATCCATTCTCAATCTTTTTTCTTCTTTTACAACCTCTCTCTGCGTGTCTACTCCAACTTGGTTGATTACCGCGTGACGCATTCTTTCAGATTCCATCCAAAGTCCCAATTGTTCGTTGTTAGACGGGAATGTTTCGTAATAATATGTTCTGTCGTTGGTGGTATTGGCGTTGTTTTGTCCTCCGTTTGATGAAACGATTTTAAACCATTCACCTCTTTTGATGTTTGGAGTTCCTTCAAATAAAAGGTGTTCGAAAAAGTGAGCAAAACCCGTTC
The sequence above is a segment of the Chryseobacterium sp. MYb264 genome. Coding sequences within it:
- the recR gene encoding recombination mediator RecR, translating into MDYPSKVLAKAVDEISGLPGIGRKTALRLALHLLKQPNSRATSLGNSLINLVNEIKYCKECHNFSDFEICEICSNDKRNGEVICIVEDVRDVIAIENTGKYTGKYLILGGKISPMEGVGPHQLNIPSIEKKVNSGSVKELIFALSATMEGDTTAYYIYKKFKDFNVNFSSIARGISVGDELEYADEVSLGRSIVNRLPYNEGMG
- a CDS encoding glycosyltransferase family 2 protein, giving the protein MVSVIIPIYNAEKTVVNALNSIKAQTIGIENFEIIIINDGSTDTSKIIVENYQKENPKMNIKLVEQVNGGVSKARNTGLKIAKGDYMALLDADDEWLPEKIEKQLKYLLDDNLKIDFLATRRNNNEILFPYKIINHLAEITFEKLLIRNEAQPSTVLFKRKILENTGFFNDDQRYAEDLNYWMKISENNTMYILDESLLIADGGKRTFGVSGLSANLSAMEKGFQRNIKEMYAAKRIHLTKYIFLKLFYKAKYVLLLSRTFYYKQKTTN
- a CDS encoding glycosyltransferase family 2 protein: MKLSVVIVNYNVTQLLRNCLLSLEKYIKDIDYEVVIIDNASPDSSWKELITEFPSYTFIDSPENEGFSKANNKAIKIVNGEYLLILNPDTELEGFYMKQVLDFADSKPDFGCLGLRMHDAKGQFLPESKRSVPDMFNSFEKLFTNFKKNNSKSYYRNDIGEFDIAEVEVVTGAFLLVKRDVYNRIGGLDDAYFMYGEDIDLCYTLLRNGYRNYYYGKESILHHKGESTIKDEVYLERFYGAMQIFISKYYRESKSLQYSFLNAGLKLRHKIEKIKLK
- the secG gene encoding preprotein translocase subunit SecG: MDTIFTLLMVLIMIASILLVIVVMAQNPKGGGLSSTFGGASSAQFGVQRTNDFMEKATWTLGGTIIVLILLSVVITGKPSVAAPSAAQPVKTEAPAQSNTPASTTAPAQTPAAPAK
- a CDS encoding M16 family metallopeptidase, which gives rise to MKKQLTYIAATFFFTGMVSAQKIDINVMPKAGPTPAINITKPKTFQLSNGLTVMVVENNKLPRVSASLSMDRPPYNEGSVTGVSQILAEQFENGTTNMSKDDFNKKVDYLGANLGFSSNGASANTLSKYFPEVLSLMADAIVNPKFSAEEIQNSKERAVEGLKSSEKSADAIAGRVSNALMYGKNTARGEFETVESINKIQLADVQNIYKKYYAPDNAYLVIVGDVKFDQVKPLVEKAFNGWKKANTPATQLEPASNVAKTEINVVDVPSAVQSVVSLNNLNTLKMKDPNYFPATIANYILGGGGEARLFMNLREKNGFTYGAYSSMTASKYSPEFTAEASVRNEVTDKAVKEFMNELNAISTVKPDELANAKAKLKGAFILALEKPETIARFALNEKVQDLPSDFYANYLKSIDKVTSADVTNAVKATILPNQSRIFIAGKASDISEGLEKLGYPVKYYDKEANPVAKPAAQKVDASVTLGSVADKYINAIGGTAAVQKITSISTDATTKVQGMDMAMKMVQAKGGKMAMNISMMGNTIQKIVFDGKDGYMEAQGQKKPFDDKQKAEMAKEKELFPELNFAKNATLKLAGIEKYNNEDSYVVKGDKVTYYYSVATGLKTGEVKAGEGGSIPTSYADYKDVSGVKLPFTIIQNMGGMDINLAVQSYVLNQAKDSDFK
- a CDS encoding M16 family metallopeptidase → MKKRLISAVAVAFFGMALNAQQIKFEEYDLPNGLHVILHQDNSAPVVTTGVMYHVGAKDEVKGRTGFAHFFEHLLFEGTPNIKRGEWFKIVSSNGGQNNANTTNDRTYYYETFPSNNEQLGLWMESERMRHAVINQVGVDTQREVVKEEKRLRMDNQPYGNLFSTIQKNLFTNHPYNWPTIGSMEDLNSAKLEEFQAFYKKFYVPNNATLVVAGDIKPEQTKKWIQDYYGAIPKGTLYPKDYPKDAPITQEKEVTATDPNIQLPAYVFAYRTPANKEKDAYILDMLSSYLSNGKSSVLYKKLVDQDKKALQVAAFNQGLEDYGIFAFFAIPMGQTTKQALQTDIDAEIKKLQTTLISEEDYQKLQNQYENQFVNANSSIQGIAASLATNHVLMGNTNLINKEIDIYRGITRQDLQNAAKKYLNSNQRIIINYVPEKK